TGCACTCTGACGCTCATTCTCTGCCTATAGCAGCAGTGTCGGCGTTGGGTGTGGTAGCTTATAGATAAACGGTCGTGAGAGCTAATCGTGATTCTTCCAGAGAGGCTTCCCAGGATCTCCCTATGTAATCCCCACAGCCCCACAAAGTGTTGGGTGGGCGGGGTGGCCTTGGAGAGGTAAAGGGAGGTACCAAGTTTATGGCCGCTCCAGCAGGTGCCACATGGGGCCTCATCCCCCAGGAAAGCCTGCTCCTTGGGCTCTGAAATATCCTGGAGAGCTGGTCATCTGGGGTGTCCACAGCACCTTGATTTTCCCTTAGGGGCTTCTCATTCTTAGTCTGTAAGGTTCAAATTGGACTGACCCCCCCAAACCCTGGCTGCAGGGATGGGTCACCCAATCAGAGCGTTCCAAGCCCCTGGCTGCACTGGTTGGTTCAGGAACAGCATGTGGCTAACCATCGAATGAGATGCAGCTCTGGGACTTTTTCTGAGAACACTGGGCTGGGGTGACTGAGTGGGGACCTGGCCTGAGGTTAGGGGACCGTCTTATCACCACAAGCCCTACGAACAAAGGTGGCGCTCGGGGATCCTGATGACCCTGTGTGTGCTACTGGATGCAGCCATGCTGACCTTCTCTGAATGCTCCAGAGGTGCAAGCTGATAAATTACTTTCGTTCTTATGAAGCCAGTTTGATGTGGGCCTCCCATCACGTGCCACAGGAGCGCCCTGCATTCAAACCTAAGTTCTGCTCTGACCTTGGAAATGGCCCTGGGATGCTAAGCCAGgtctcagtttctctatctgtaaaatgagttaCATGAGATAATATTTGGAAAACTCTTAGCATTGGCCTTGAAGATGTTATGGAGAGGTATACAATGGCATTTTGCTGCAATCATGCCGGTTGAGAAGGAAGACGTGATCTCAGGAGGCAGGGACTGCAGGAGTGGAATAAAAGGACGGACAGGGGGGAATGTGACCCCTCAAGGGTAGAGGGAAATGGAGTCCTAAGACAGAGGCTTCAAGGCCAGTGTGCTCTGGATGCAATAGAACTGGCTTCGAGGTCAGCCCTGCCTTTTCCTGGTTGTGCCATGGGGCCGGTCACTTACTGCGGGAGAGAATAATGCCCCCCTCACCTCCCATAGccgtccacatcctaatcccagAGCCTGTGACTATACCACCTCACAggacaaaagggactttgcagatgagattaagaatcttgagatgggaagagagCACCTGGCTGGAGCATGcaactcgatctcagggtcatgagttggagtccgTTGGGCATAAAGcttgcattaaaaagaaaagggatcttgagatgggagatTATTTTGGGTATTCATGGTGGTTGGGCCCTGTGTAATCTACCCCATTCCCAAAGGACCAAAGTCAGACAGATGGGCAGACCCGGTGCTTCTGGCTCTGAGGATGAGGTGGGGCCATGGGCCAAGGACGGCACCTCTGGAAGCCGGAAAACCGAGGAGATGGGGTCCCCGGGGGAGCCAGCCCTGCCTACACCTGGGAGTTAGGATCGGTGAGCCCAGGGCTGTCAGAGAACCAGTGTGTGTAACTTTAAGCCACTGAATTCACGGTGATTTGTAACAACAGTCGTGGGAATTGAATACACTTAGCTCTGTAAGCTTCAGATTCTTCCGCTGgaaaattgattgattgattcatgaCTTCCACGCACAGATCTAGGCCCTGGGGCTACAGAGAACAGGACTAGCAAAGCCTTCCACCTttggagaggtagggagagaggccATAAACAAATCGGTAAATAAATAGCGATTTTTGGTAGCAATAATtgccaagaagaaaaatacagtatgGTGAGGCATTAGCAACAGGAGTGGTTGGAGGGTTGGTTTGGAGAGTGGTCAGGGGAGGTGTCCCTCAGGAGGTGGCATCTGAGCAGAGACCAGAATGAAGGGAGGAAGTGAGCCATGTGGGTCTGGAGTAACAGTGTTACAGAGACAGGGGCTAGCAcatacaaaggccctgaggtggggacAAGTTGCTTCAGCTAGAGACTGGTGTGCCCGAGACAGAGTGACGGGACAGAGGCAAGACAAGGAGCTGGGGAGTCTCCTGGGTCAGCTTTCTTGAGTGCTGACTTTGCTCACAGGACTTGTGGTGGTGTAATGGCTCCAGAACTCAGGCCAGGTCCTCCCAGCTCAACTGTGTCAAAAACAATCCCAGGGCTGCATCTCATTGGCCATCCAGGAGTCACCTGCTGTTCCAGAAAAGGGCCAGCTGAGGGGGAGGAGGCATCCAGCCACTCCCCCAGACCCGGGTGGACAGGGGGCTTCCACAGTGGCCACAAACTCCAGGGGAGCCCCAGGTTTGGGAGGTCAGCTAGAGGCTCAGTCCCAGATACAGCAGGCCTAGGGTGTCCTTGGGATGTCTCTAGAAGTCCTAGGTATGTGGTTGGTTCTCGAAGGCTGGAGCAGAGCAAGGCAAGGGGTCCAAGCCATGACTTTGAGAACCCTGGCGTCCAGGCGGCAATAGATGCCTCAGGCCGGTGAGATTCTAAGTGAGGAGGATGTGTGAGGAGAGGCCCTGGACAGAGCTGGGGGGCCATGTCCCCCGACCCCCAAAGCTGAGATAAGAGGAGGAGGCCGCCACGGGGCAGGGCAGGAGCATTTAGAGAGTGGGCAAGGGGGTGTTTCCAGAAGGGGGAGGTTTGTAGTGTCGCATGGTCCACACTGCCATGAGGTTGAGGCCAGGTGCGAACGTCGTGTCAGCTTCCCTGGACTCTGGCGGCTGGCAGAGATCAAGCCGGGGTCGTAACGAATGGGACTTCCGGACCTAAGACCACGCATGATGGTGACCCAGGGAGGCAGCGGGCGAGGCTGGATGGGGCAGGGCAATTGTCCTGGCTGGACTTGGCCTCACTCTATTCTGGGGGGCTCTGGAACATGAGCTGCCCCAAAATTAGCTCCACCTGAGGCAAAGGGGCTGGCTTTTATACCCTCTGGCCCTCACTCACTAGCAATGCCTGCCCCAGAAGGAGTGGAGCTTCCTGGGCAGCGTGGCTCCCCTGCAGAGGGGCAGCGGTGAGCCGGGGCAGCAGGGCGGGGGCAGCCtggagggggcagcagggaggggtgACCCAGTACACAGTGCCCACCTCAGCTTCTGAGGTCATGAAGGAGTGACCGCAGAGCTGACTGTTGAGGCCCCCACCTGCCTGGGCTCTGGGACAGGTACGCACCTAATGCAGATGGCCCACCTGTCTACGAGCCGAGTGTGGGCAGGGGCCTCACCCACGATTTGTCCCTGCTGCTGCCCGGCCCCGTGGCGGCTGGGTTGCAAATTTCTGGAGCAATCCCTGTGTGTGGGCGCAGGACAGAGTAGAAGCGTTCCAGCCAACACTTATTCAGCGGCTTGCTTTACCTTAACCTTCCAGTTGCCCATGGCTGCATGATAAATGACCCTAAAGCTTCATGGCAAACACGGTGATCTGTCTCGCTCGTGAATCTGCGCAGTCGGTGCTGCCAGTCGCCTGCTGTCCCACACTCGTGGCTGCTGAGTGAACCGGtgagcccggggcggggggcatgGGACCTGGCACCTTTTGTGACCTAGCCGTGGAGATCCTGTACAAAAGCCACGCAAATTCAGTGAAAGGGAATGCGGATTTCACCTCTTGATCTGCCTTtcgagggaggggtggggacgtTCTGGAAGCGTGTGGGAACAGAAATGTTGCTGTGGTCGGTTTTGCAAAACACATAGTCAGTGGCCACACTCACAGTTCGCTGATCACCTGGCCTGTgcagggggagggatggggagacaAGGTGGTCCTTGCCATCGGTAGCCTGAAAAATGGTTTCGGCTCTGTTCCCATGGGGTCTCCTTCAATCAGAAAAGGGGCCGAGTCCTGGGTCCCATTTACCAGAGTTGGAGGCGGAGGCCACGAGAGTGAGGTCAGCGGCCGGCCACCATTCTGGGCTGGGAATGTGACTCCTCCTGCTCCCAGAGGGGTTCCTCTTGCAAGCAACAGTCCccttggaggggagaggggtgcccAGCGGGTGCTTGGTGAACAGTGATAGGACGGACTTCGCAGGTGTGTGTGGGTTCTGGGTGGACCGACGGCAGGTGACAGAGATGGTGGAGGGTGTGGGTTCTGGAGTACGCCCCTTGCCGGTAGGGTGACCCTTCACTCCTCTGGGCCTCGACTTCCCCATCTGCCAAAATCGGGGTAGTGATTTGCCTTCCTTGGAGGCACATAAGACCTTGCAGGGCTCACACGTGTCCGCCGTTTCCATCATCACTGTCACGATTACCTGCCCAGCCGGACTCTTTCTTCGACAACTGGGGAACCCGTGGCCAGGAACTGGCTGGGTGGGGCACTTGTGGACAGCAGGGCCTCCTGGGTCTCAGCGTTGTGAGTCCAGGGCGCCTCGCTGAGAAGCGGAGGCAGGAGCGGAGAAGCATTTCAGCGgacatggaggggaggggaggggagcacacACACCGGGTCGGCCTCGAGCACAGACTTTATTACTGTCGAGGAGAGGGGcctttgtgggggtggggggacgggtgcCCACTCCCTGGGACCCTCGGCCTCCCCTCCGAAGGGGCTGGGACACGATTCCAGCTTGGAAGGCGGGCGTGGGGAGGGCTCCCCGCACTCCCCGCTGCATGCAGGGACACTCCAGTTCCGGCCTCAGACCTGCACTCCGCCAGGGAGCAGGTGGCCACCACCTCGTGGTGCCTCCAGCCGcccagggggaggaggcagggaaggcgTGTGGGCGCTCAGCCCACCGGCTTGACCTTGGCTATGAAGAGGGCGGCAGCCTTCTCCAGGAACTCCTCCCGGGTCATGGGGGAGCTGGGCCGCCGAGCCACCAGGGCGCGGTCCATGGCCAGCGCCAGGCTGTCGGGGCCCAGGCGCGAGCCAGCCTCCAGGAAGCAGGCAGGCACAGCAGCCCCGTCGCTGGCCTGCAGGGCCCCCTCCAGGGTGTCCAGCACGGCCTGGCCCACGCGGCGGTCGGCCACAGCCAGCGTGGGGTCCTCCAGCAGCTGGTAGAGGGCACCGGCCCGCGCCACAAACTCCAGTAGCACGAAGCAGGTGAGCATCCCGGCGCGGAAGACGTCCAGCGGCACGGCCTCATGGTCCCGGCACTGGATCTTGTGCAGCAGCGGTGCGACGACCTCCTCGGGGGCTTCCCCGTCCCGGCAGATGCGCTTGAGCAGCTCGCTGTAGGTGCGCCCGTCCAGCCCCGGCTTCTTCTTGCGCCCACTGGCACTCAGGCACTCGTAGGCCACGCCGACGTTGTTGTTGAAGGCCGTCCTGCGGGAGGAGAGGCGTGTTGGGCCAGCTGAGCAGAGTCCAGCACAGCCGTGGGAaccctcccctgtccccatctATCTTCCTCCAACAAACCAGGCCTGGGggagccccagggcctttgcacggaCTATGTGCTTTGCCTGGagtgcccttcccccacaggTCCTCCAGCTCCTGAGTTTTTACTGAGATGTCACCTTTCCTGTGGGGACCTCCCCTGCCTCGTCTATTTTTCTCCATGGCAGTTACCACCATCCGACTTAGTGTAAGATGTCCTTTCGGAATGTCGGCCCAGGAACCCTAGTGCCTAGAGCACTGCTTGGTGTATGGCAGGTGCTCTAGAAATGTCTGCTAAGTTAACCAACGGGCACTGCCCCACAGGGACCGTCCGACAATCACATTTACGCTTACGGGGTGGTCACTCTTGGCCAAAAGCTGAGCCCAGCATTTAATACGGATTAGCTTATTTCATTCTGTCACAGTCCCATGGGCCAAAGTAGGCAAACTACACCAGGGGGTCAAGTCtgccccaggccccccccccccccccgctccgtctattttgtaaataaagctttattggcaCAAGGCCTCATGCATCCATTGACATATTGCTTGTGGTCGCCGCAAAGGCAGAGCTGAATGGCTACAACAGCAACTGGGGCACAAAGCCGCCGGCACGGGAGGGGGCTGACCCTGCTGTGAGCTGTCGGCGCAAGGTGGGCATGGCTCAGGTTCCACTGCACGGCCTGGCCGTGCAGGGGGCCTCACGAGCTGATTGGGGAGAACGGCGGTTATGTGCGGGTTGCagggtgagcctgggtggctggttcGCCCCGTGTCTCGCTCCCTCACTGGACTGGCAGCCTAGGGCCTGGCTGGTGGCCCAGCGCTACCGTGGCTGGTGGCCCGTTAGCATTTCCGCCGTGACCAATAGGTACTGAGGCTCAGTGCAGGCTCACGGTCAGGCCAAGGAtcccagagaggagggggccGGGCAACTGTGAGGCTTACACTCTTCCTCTGTCCGCTCCGCTCCAGGTGAGGGAAGGTACGCAGAGGCTCCACTCACCTCCCGTGTGACCTGGGCACGTCGTCTCACCTTTCTATGGGCCAGTGAGCAATGGACCCCAGCAAATGCTGGCCCGTAAGCAGCGGGTGCTTAGTGGAGGCTGGGCTGGCGCAAGGCCGGTGCTCAGTACATGCTGGTCAATACGTGACCGCCACTGCGGTCATCACTGctgcccggtgtggggcttgtgGGTGGATGTGCTGACCCAGCGAGCTCTGTGGATCGGAGCCCCatgacagaggaggaaaccgaggcccagaggcTGCAGAAGTGTAGCCTGGGGGGGTCTCTCTGCCAGCTGGGACTCGCTTCTCCGTCGGTTGGGCTACAAACCCCTTTCTCTTCTCACTCATTGGCCCCTCGCCATTGCTGGAGCCAGCGGTCGGTGAGACTGCCCCGGGGAGCGCTGGCGTGGCGTTAGTGCTCACTCCTTTACCACGACTGTCACCCACGTGAGCCGATGCCTCAAACCAGCCCTGTGCAGgacttgggttttgtttttaaacatttgcttatttttgagagagagagagaggaagcacgaAAGTAGGGGAGGCgcagaaagagggacacaggattggaagcaggctccgtgatgtgagcgcagaacccaacgtggggctccaactcacgaaacgtgagatcacgacctgagctgaaatgagccaaaatcaagagttggccacttaccCGACCGAGCCACATAGGGGCCCCTGCAGGAGCCCAAAACATTAACTCCTTCCACCGGGAGGAGGAAAGAACGTGGGGGAGGTCCGCTGTGAACAGACTCGGCCGTCACCGGCGCCCCCAGCAGCTACGTGTCGCTGCGTAACAAACTGCCCTGAGCCCAGCGGCCTGAAATGGCAGCAAGCGTTCATGGCCTGTTTCTGCGGGTCGGGGACTCGGCAGTGGCTCAGGGTCTCTCGCGAGGCTGCCGTCAGGGTCCCCTGAAGGCTCACACGCCGGCACCCTGGCGCCCGGGCCCATGGCGTCTCCAGAGCCACCGTGCGCCCTCCCCACATGGCAGCCACCCCATCTGACATGCGGGCGCTCTGAAGGCCCACCACACCCCTCAAGTGAGAGGAGCCACAGGATGTGGCTCCACCACCGACAGGTGAGTGGAGCCACGCGCAGTCCTCTCTCGAGCCAGCTTTGGGAGTGACTGTGGTGTCCCCACGGTCCGCTCCCCGCTGCCGTACTTGGGGAAACCAAGCAAGAGTCCGTGAGCACAGCCCCTCGCGGCCACGGCCTCGTGGTGTGAGAAGCAGTCCTTCGTGTCAGGGCTGTTTGTTACTGCCGCGTGACACGGTTTGTCTCGACCGACACCGACGTGGCCCAAGACTCATCTTTTCCAGCCACCGATTCTCTTGAGGGAATTTGCTCCTCCCTAGAGATGGAGACAGCCTGGCGCGAGAAACCCCAGGAGCCGGCCGGGTCCCCTGTTCACCAACCTCCTGAGCCCCCCACCCTGCGGGTCTGGACCATGAGGGTCCTAATGCCTGTGTTGCAGGATAGAGAGATGGAATTCATGCCAAGGACTTAAAACAGTGCCCCATACGTGGGAGGGCCTCCTGCGCTCTGAGCCGCGTCCAGGGCCGCGGTCCAGTGGGCTGTCCAGATGCCGTCTACCTCGCGGGGCAGGGAGACACGCAAAGAGGTCATCACAGTCCCAGGCAGGGTGCTGAGGAAGGAGACACCCGGCCTCCAGGGCACTGGCCTCAAGTCAGCCCCTCACCCACACCGCATGCGGGGCCACCTGGCTCTGGCCACGTCACGCTAAAGAGCGCaagcatttgttttaaagatCCGTGTACGTGCGTGTATCTCCAGAATGAGACGTGGAAACATTTCGCTTTAGCCCAGAGGTTCTCAATGGGGGTGAGATCTGGGGACACTTCTGGTTGTTACCACCGggtgggtggaggccagaggTGCTACTCGGCCCCCGGCAGGGCCTGGGGTGGCCCCACTCAGAGTGAGCTAAGGAACCGGGCTTGGTGGTGCCTTCTGAGCGTTTTCCCGGGTCATGGGGGCGCGAGGTGGTGCTCTTTCTGTGGCGGTACAGTGGCCCAGACGCCCCGGGGGCCCCAACACCCAGCTCGGGCTTGGGCTCTGCCCCTCAGTGGCCACACGGCCCTCAGCAGGTCTCATAAGGCTTGTTTTGTGCTCTTGGGGACTTGGGGCTGGCAGGGGGGTGGCCGGCTGCACACCACTGCCACCGTCACCAATCCCGGGGGGCCAGCGCTTCTGATTTTGCGAGACGTAGGACAAGGGGAGTTTGGATGACTTCTTCCCAAACCTTTCATGCCGATGACAGCCCCAACCTGGCCCAGTCAGCCCCACCGCATCAGGGCGAAGCTGCCCGGCTTCAGCGGGTGCCCCTGGTTTCCGCCCGGGGACTTGCCTGGCCTGGCTTCTGCCTCTGGCCCGTCAGGCAAGGTTCAGGGCTCCTGACTGCACTGTCTTCTGAGTTAGCCACCGGCTCCGTTTCTGGGGGGCCCAGGTGAGCCCCGATGCCAGCGGCAGACATGCCCTTGTTCACTGCACCCTCGGTGGCCCTGCTGTTCCAAACTGCCTCCAGCCAACGGCTCCCATGCCCCCGCACTGCAGTAAACAGAGTCCCCCCCAAACTGCACGTCTATCCAGAACCTGTGactggccttatttggaaatacagtCTTTGCTGAGGGAACTAGTTCAGGATGTGGAGATGAGATGAGGTGGCCCTACATCAAATGTCCTCAGATGAGAAACaagaggacagagagacacagaaggagggaggcttaccctggagggaggagggccgCCTGGAGACCCCCGAGCtcgggaggcaggaaggaccctctcccctggagcctccagagggagcacggccccgggacactgacaccttgatctcagactctcagcctccagaactgtgagagaataagtctctgtgtgtatttctcttttttttaagattttatttttaagtaatctcttacacccaacgtggggctcgaacttaggactctgagatcaagagtcgtgtgctctacctactgagccagccaggtgccccggatacctgttgtcttaagccaccaagtttgtggtaatttgtcccAGCAGCCACGGGAAAGGAATAGGGCCCTCCTGGCCTTAAATCCAACAGACGCTTTGCAGCCCTCGTCTACGGGCCGCCTGACGGACACAGGACTGCCCCCAGTCCACAAAGTGCCTCCGTGTGAACTAGGAAAAAGCTCTGCAAAAAGCCATTTATATAAATGTCCTCATTTGTGACTGCCTGTGGGCGAGTGCTTCATGCAGTGATTGACCTGCATCACCGTACACGGTGGcccttttcctctctgccaaATGCCCCGGGATGCCATTCTCCGCTGGTTCCCGCCCTCATGTCTGGTTGGCCTGATCATGCTTCTTTGCGGGCTCTCTGAGGCTAGGGCTCCTCAGGGTTGGGTCCTGAGCTCTTCTTGGTTCTCCTGAAGCCTTCACACCCCTCCCAGCCGACGACCTCCTGTCCCAGTTGCAGACCTGTCTATTCTCCAGCTGCATGGTTCTCCCGGAGCCTGACTTAGAGTCCTGGAGCAACACTGCACGCTTTCCCCAAACCAATGACCTCCCATCTCAGTGGATGGCCCCATGGGCTACCTGGGactcccttcccaccccagcccctgcagaCCTTCAGACACGTGCATGCTCTTCTCAGATGCCCACCCTCCACACCCCTTCCCACACCTGAGACCTCTCCCCAGCTTCTCTGTGCCGTCCTATGGCCTGTACCCATGACTCTCTTGGGAGGCCGCCCAAAGGTGGGCACGTGCTTGAAACGTGCGGGGACCCCCTGGTGATCAGGCTGGAACACTCCCTTGCTTGGCTTCCGCTCCCTTCCTTGGTTCTTCTGGAAGCACTCCCTTATAAAATTACCCACACACAGAtgcttgcctcaggctctgcttctagggGCCTCTCTCCAGGGGTCTCAACCAAGACCTAGCCATCCACACCCAGTCATGACCTGGTCTGGTGGACGGTGCATGTCAGAAAGCGTCTCCTCAACCCCCCTGATGTGGACCATTCATTCAATCCATGGTCCTCAACCACCTTCCTTGGGCTCAGAACTGTTGGGGGCGGGCCGTGCTCCCGTGCGGTCACCATGTCCTCCACCCCACCAGGCCTCAGCCACCAGAAGGCTAAGGAGCCTGTGGGTCCCACACTGCAGCTCTACAGCCTCCAGGCCAGTGCGCCCGCCGGCTTCGAGCCTGCAGCCCCTCTCCCTGTGCCTAAAGCAGGCCTCTTTCTGGACACCACTCCTGCCCCATGGGCGCTACCTCCTAGGGTAGGGGTCTTGGGTGACTCCACCGCCCAGCCCTGTAAATATCCATTTTCTGGCCTAACGGATGGGGATGCAACGACGCTAGTGACAACACATCTAGGAAAAAACCTAGCTTGTTAGGACCTGGCTCGGAGGTCTCGCTCCGTGACTTTGGGTGAAGTCCTCTCTGagctttgtgatttttaaaagtggcGTGGGCTTCAAGGGGGAACTCAGCACCTGCAGAAAGGCATCACAACACACGAAGACGGCCAGAACTACAGGCGCcagcccccccactcccacccccccgcCGGGAGGCTTGCGCACTACAGTGCCCAGCACGCCCGCGGGCAGCGAGCTGGGGCTGCAGGTCCGCAGCGgcgccgccccggccccgccccgcacCTCTGGGAGTGGTGAGCCAGGCGAAGGTGCCACAGCGCGCGGCCCAGGCGCTGCTGCTGCAACAGGAGCTGGCCCGGGGGCTCCCCGGCGCCGCCGTTTGCAGGCGAGCGCAGGCCCATGTTCTCGAAGTAGTGCGCCAGGAAGGCGATCGGCTCCTCGGGCCGCGCCTCCAGCACCTTCAGCAGAGCCGCGCGCAGCATCTCCGTCACGCCGACCTGCCGCAGGAAGTCCTCCTCACTCTCCGTCGCTGCCGCTGCCCGGGACACCGCCGGCCGGCCGCTGTCGGGGAAACTGGCCGCCGGAGCCACGGCCGGCCGCCGCTTCTCCACTGCCGCCATCTTCGCTGAGGGCAGCGGGACCGGAAGCGCCGCCGTATTCCACAGTGCGCTGGCGCCTCGGGACGGCCATCTTGGTTAAGGGCAGAGCCCGCCCGGATCCCGCTGGAAGACTCTGGCAAATAACTGGAGCAGTCCACTTCCTGCCCCCTTGGGTTTTAGTTGGCACTTTCCCTCCGGGTTCCTCTCCACGTGGGTTGGACAGCTTTCCAGGCTTCGGTCCGgaacctgaattttattttattttattttattttatttttttaaatttttttaacgtttatttatttttgagacagggagagacagagcatgaacaggggagggccagagacagggagacacagaatctgaaacaggctccaggctctgagctgtcagcacagagcccgacacggggctagaactcacggaccgtgagatcatgacctgagccgaagtcggccgctcaactgactgagccacccaggcgcccccggaaccTGAATTTTTACCAGACTCCAAAATGGCTCTCTAGGAAAGGACATGGTTTCTGGCCTGAAGCCGGATTGTTTGCCATCTTGGTAGTGGGCGAGTCCTTCATTAGCATGGTCCCCTAGCAACCGGTTTCCTTGGCTATCAGCGATGCCGGGCGGAGCGTGCGGGCGATTGTTCCAACTCCAGGACGGAGCGCCGCCCCTGCCCTGTTTTCTGATTTTCCGCTGAGTCTGTGCTCAGCCTGGCCTTCAGCCTAGTCCAATCTCCGTCTGAGTTTCAGGCTCGCCCGGTGGGGCGAGGTCTCCTCTCCCCCGCCAACCACCCACCAGGATGAATTGGGGGATCTGCTCTGAGCTCCCACAGCTCCCTGAATG
This DNA window, taken from Neofelis nebulosa isolate mNeoNeb1 chromosome 4, mNeoNeb1.pri, whole genome shotgun sequence, encodes the following:
- the TPGS1 gene encoding tubulin polyglutamylase complex subunit 1, encoding MAAVEKRRPAVAPAASFPDSGRPAVSRAAAATESEEDFLRQVGVTEMLRAALLKVLEARPEEPIAFLAHYFENMGLRSPANGGAGEPPGQLLLQQQRLGRALWHLRLAHHSQRTAFNNNVGVAYECLSASGRKKKPGLDGRTYSELLKRICRDGEAPEEVVAPLLHKIQCRDHEAVPLDVFRAGMLTCFVLLEFVARAGALYQLLEDPTLAVADRRVGQAVLDTLEGALQASDGAAVPACFLEAGSRLGPDSLALAMDRALVARRPSSPMTREEFLEKAAALFIAKVKPVG